One window of the Rhodococcus sovatensis genome contains the following:
- a CDS encoding class I adenylate-forming enzyme family protein: MTIDSAVGTGTVTTGTLWDLLSDRARTSRERTMLIDEHGRRETFGSVVDAVERVAAGLLAQGISAGSTVSWQLPTRIDTVVLSMALARLGAVQNPIIPIYRGREVGAMVDQCASEWLITLERFRGFDHRAMAEEVRENARGPLELMVITDGLPDGDPATLPAPPTDGDAARWIYTTSGTTSAPKGVCHSDGTLMAGGLGLADALGATAEDVSTILFPYAHIGGPDMMVAGLVTGMALVIMEVFEPVAAVELMRGNSVTVTGGSTPHYSLLLAEQRKQPGTALIPTLRALAGGGAPMPESLFRDVLHEMGIPVLHAYGMTECPMITAARPADATELLATTSGRPVLGCEVQIRSEDDEVLPVGVAGRVWLRGSMLFKHYLDDGDIVRPFDEDGWLFTGDLGRLQVDGHLVLVGREKDLIIRKGESISPIEIEVVLSQHPAIADVAVIGLADDVRGERICAVVQLHPDALPLELSDLREHCHESGISPAKYPEQIEFVSEMPRTPTMKIRKQNLRASLAGSSAAEKPRPAAVV; the protein is encoded by the coding sequence ATGACAATTGATTCGGCCGTAGGCACAGGGACCGTAACCACAGGAACACTGTGGGATCTTCTGAGCGACCGTGCCCGAACCTCGCGCGAGCGTACGATGCTCATCGACGAGCACGGTCGGCGTGAGACGTTTGGTTCCGTTGTCGACGCCGTCGAACGAGTTGCTGCTGGGCTACTGGCGCAGGGAATCTCGGCGGGGTCGACAGTGAGCTGGCAACTTCCGACGCGGATCGACACGGTCGTTCTCAGCATGGCACTCGCACGATTGGGTGCCGTACAGAACCCCATCATCCCGATCTACCGCGGCCGCGAGGTCGGGGCCATGGTCGATCAGTGCGCGTCGGAGTGGTTGATCACGCTCGAGCGCTTTCGGGGATTCGACCACCGCGCGATGGCGGAGGAGGTTCGCGAGAATGCTCGGGGTCCGCTCGAGCTCATGGTCATCACCGATGGTCTGCCCGACGGCGACCCCGCGACCTTGCCCGCGCCGCCGACGGACGGGGATGCCGCGCGCTGGATCTACACGACCTCGGGCACCACATCCGCTCCGAAAGGTGTGTGTCACAGCGATGGCACGCTGATGGCAGGTGGTCTGGGATTGGCGGATGCACTCGGTGCTACAGCCGAGGACGTCTCGACGATTCTGTTTCCCTATGCCCATATCGGCGGCCCCGACATGATGGTCGCGGGTCTGGTGACCGGGATGGCGCTGGTGATCATGGAGGTCTTTGAACCGGTTGCTGCGGTGGAACTGATGCGCGGCAACAGCGTCACCGTGACCGGTGGGTCGACTCCTCACTACTCACTCCTGCTGGCCGAGCAGCGAAAGCAGCCCGGTACGGCTCTGATCCCGACACTGCGTGCGCTGGCCGGGGGCGGAGCGCCGATGCCCGAGTCACTGTTCCGAGACGTGCTGCACGAGATGGGAATTCCGGTTCTGCACGCGTACGGAATGACGGAGTGCCCGATGATCACTGCGGCCAGACCGGCCGACGCCACCGAGCTACTGGCGACGACATCAGGGCGTCCGGTGCTCGGTTGCGAGGTGCAGATACGGTCCGAGGACGACGAGGTGTTACCCGTCGGAGTCGCAGGACGGGTGTGGCTGCGCGGATCGATGCTGTTCAAGCACTATTTGGACGACGGTGACATCGTCAGACCCTTCGACGAGGACGGCTGGTTGTTCACCGGTGACCTCGGTCGGTTGCAAGTGGATGGGCACCTCGTTCTCGTCGGTCGCGAAAAAGACCTCATCATCCGCAAGGGCGAGTCGATCAGTCCGATCGAGATAGAGGTGGTCTTGTCGCAACACCCCGCTATCGCCGACGTCGCGGTGATCGGATTGGCCGATGATGTTCGCGGAGAACGGATCTGCGCCGTCGTTCAACTACACCCTGATGCGTTGCCACTCGAACTCTCCGACCTTCGTGAGCATTGCCACGAGTCCGGAATCTCGCCCGCCAAATACCCCGAGCAGATCGAGTTCGTATCCGAGATGCCCAGAACGCCGACGATGAAGATACGGAAGCAGAATCTACGCGCGTCGTTGGCCGGCAGCAGTGCTGCCGAGAAGCCTCGACCCGCGGCTGTCGTCTGA
- a CDS encoding IclR family transcriptional regulator, protein MATQQLDNDVPATASTSSALIDRVAMLLEAFVGQGPLRLAEIAERSHLPRSSTHRVLQRLVELGWVERHGFHYILGIRMFELGSQVTRQRSVQAALPVMIDIARRTGHTVHLSILAGSEVLHLERVGLWPRAHPGWNVGARQPVEQAAGGRALLAATAFEDWPPLDFSVVPTCYSVRTRAHLERELNKVRDRGGIAVDVQGCALGVTAVAAPIDVDRGKIALSVCGPTRSLDTDSVVAIVRTAAVDIYRAASGVPALRRRVIN, encoded by the coding sequence TTGGCAACTCAACAGCTCGACAACGACGTGCCCGCGACCGCTTCGACCTCGTCGGCACTCATCGATCGTGTCGCTATGCTTCTCGAAGCCTTTGTGGGACAGGGTCCTTTGCGACTCGCGGAGATCGCCGAACGGTCGCACCTGCCTCGCTCGTCCACGCATCGAGTGCTGCAGCGACTCGTCGAACTCGGATGGGTCGAGAGGCACGGCTTTCACTACATCCTGGGAATCCGGATGTTCGAGCTGGGATCGCAGGTCACCAGGCAACGCAGTGTGCAGGCTGCGCTGCCGGTCATGATCGACATTGCGCGTCGTACCGGTCATACCGTGCATCTGAGTATTCTTGCCGGATCCGAGGTTCTGCACCTCGAACGAGTCGGGCTGTGGCCGCGGGCTCACCCGGGGTGGAACGTCGGTGCCAGGCAACCCGTCGAACAGGCGGCCGGAGGTCGAGCTCTGTTGGCGGCGACCGCTTTCGAGGATTGGCCTCCACTGGATTTCTCGGTGGTACCCACGTGTTACAGCGTGCGGACGCGTGCCCATCTGGAGCGTGAACTGAACAAGGTTCGCGACAGAGGGGGAATCGCAGTGGATGTACAGGGTTGTGCTCTCGGAGTCACCGCCGTCGCTGCGCCGATCGATGTCGATCGAGGAAAGATTGCCCTGTCGGTCTGTGGTCCGACCCGGTCACTCGATACCGACTCGGTCGTCGCGATCGTGCGCACCGCCGCTGTCGACATCTATCGAGCCGCGTCCGGCGTTCCGGCACTGCGCCGACGGGTGATCAATTGA
- a CDS encoding alkene reductase, protein MTSLFDSHRIGETVLSNRVVMAPMTRARRADCIAGVDTAEYYRQRATAGLMVTEGTPISPEAQGYASVPGIWSAEQVAGWRGVTEAVHGAGGRIFAQLWHVGRMSHTSLQPDRRPPVSASCAPARGPQGKTFAFTEDGTIGFVDVTPPRALSTEEVDRVTLDFVRAAGNAVDAGFDGVELHGANGYLFEQFLNPATNTRTDRYGGSIESRARFLLQTLDALIDAIGSDRVGVRLSPYSQLFDMPPYGEATETYLYLATEFAGRKLAYVHLNDNFPDGDRAVSEQFLRNFRARCPITLILAGGLTEGSAQQLIDDGLIDLAAFGQPFIANPDLVHRLRAGWPLATADQSTMYGGGAAGYTDYPTFECAAT, encoded by the coding sequence ATGACCAGCTTGTTCGACAGTCACAGGATCGGCGAAACAGTGTTGTCGAATCGGGTCGTGATGGCACCGATGACTCGCGCCAGGCGGGCCGACTGCATCGCCGGAGTCGATACCGCCGAGTACTACCGGCAGCGCGCGACAGCCGGCCTGATGGTCACCGAAGGCACCCCGATCTCGCCCGAGGCGCAAGGGTACGCGTCCGTCCCTGGAATCTGGTCTGCCGAGCAGGTCGCCGGTTGGCGAGGAGTGACCGAGGCCGTACACGGTGCAGGCGGGCGGATCTTCGCTCAACTGTGGCACGTCGGCCGGATGTCGCACACCTCCCTCCAGCCCGACCGCCGGCCGCCGGTCAGCGCGAGCTGTGCCCCGGCGCGGGGACCTCAGGGAAAGACGTTCGCATTCACCGAGGACGGCACCATCGGATTCGTCGATGTCACCCCGCCACGTGCCCTCTCGACCGAGGAAGTCGACCGAGTCACCCTCGACTTCGTCAGGGCGGCAGGCAATGCCGTCGACGCTGGGTTCGACGGCGTCGAACTTCACGGAGCGAACGGATACCTGTTCGAGCAATTCCTCAACCCTGCAACCAACACCAGAACCGATCGTTACGGCGGTTCCATCGAGAGCCGCGCACGGTTTCTGCTGCAGACACTGGACGCCCTGATCGACGCGATCGGATCCGATCGCGTCGGCGTCAGGCTCTCTCCGTACAGCCAACTGTTCGACATGCCGCCGTACGGCGAGGCCACCGAGACGTACCTGTACTTGGCAACAGAATTCGCAGGGCGAAAGCTTGCGTACGTTCACCTCAACGACAACTTTCCCGACGGCGACCGCGCGGTGTCAGAACAGTTTCTTCGCAACTTTCGCGCGCGCTGCCCGATCACCTTGATCCTCGCAGGCGGACTGACCGAAGGATCGGCCCAGCAGTTGATCGACGACGGACTGATCGACCTCGCTGCGTTCGGCCAACCGTTCATCGCCAATCCTGACCTCGTTCACCGCCTCCGAGCCGGCTGGCCCCTCGCCACGGCAGACCAGAGCACCATGTACGGAGGCGGCGCGGCCGGATACACCGACTATCCGACATTCGAATGTGCGGCGACGTGA
- a CDS encoding enoyl-CoA hydratase — protein sequence MSTVDYTVNDAVAIISLNRPEKHNAQDESMLQDLDARWREAAADDAVKVIVLRANGDNFSAGHDLKSEASGYRRPGKSILESAYAWEAEHYLGYSRRWRDIPKPSIAAVKGACIAGALNVIWPCDLIVAADNTYFSDPVAQFGISGVEYHAHTWELGHRRAKEMLFTGRSFSADEALQAGMVNRVVPLSELDSQAMDLAREISAMDSWALAQSKRAVNQALDIMGQQTALQSAFDMHWLGHANALLTTGYPLLTAQPLKSSNGTKGDHDN from the coding sequence GTGAGCACAGTCGACTACACGGTCAACGATGCAGTGGCGATCATCAGCCTGAATCGACCGGAAAAGCACAATGCCCAGGACGAGTCGATGTTGCAGGACTTGGACGCTCGATGGCGGGAGGCAGCAGCCGACGATGCGGTCAAAGTGATCGTCTTGCGCGCAAACGGCGACAACTTCTCGGCCGGCCATGATCTGAAGTCCGAGGCCTCGGGCTATCGCAGGCCCGGCAAAAGCATTCTGGAAAGTGCGTACGCCTGGGAGGCCGAGCACTACCTCGGATACTCCAGGAGGTGGCGCGATATCCCCAAACCCTCCATTGCTGCCGTCAAAGGTGCATGCATCGCTGGGGCACTCAACGTGATCTGGCCGTGCGATCTGATCGTGGCAGCCGACAACACATACTTCAGTGATCCGGTGGCCCAATTCGGCATCAGTGGCGTCGAATATCACGCGCACACATGGGAACTCGGCCATCGTCGGGCGAAGGAGATGCTCTTCACCGGCCGCAGCTTCTCGGCGGACGAGGCCCTGCAGGCCGGGATGGTCAACCGGGTGGTGCCGCTGAGCGAACTCGATTCACAGGCAATGGACTTGGCGCGGGAGATCTCGGCGATGGACTCCTGGGCGTTGGCCCAGTCCAAGCGCGCGGTCAATCAGGCTCTCGACATCATGGGCCAACAGACGGCGCTGCAGTCGGCTTTCGACATGCACTGGTTGGGGCACGCCAACGCGTTGCTCACCACCGGGTATCCGCTCCTGACGGCGCAACCGCTGAAGTCGTCGAACGGCACGAAGGGCGACCATGACAATTGA
- a CDS encoding SDR family oxidoreductase, which yields MTQNVFDLSGKVVLVTGASGGLGRAHARMLADSGAVLVLTDLVESAVRVVAEELGSEHTAHAHDVTDPDAWRHVVEHAVAVHGRIDGLVNNAGICRPTPFLDADPTAFEAHMSVNFYGPMHGMQAVVPHMPSGGSVVNIASVAGLTGWPSSAAYSASKFAVRGMSRSAARDLAPHGVRVNGVCPGAVDTDMLSQESREGRGIVASLPIPRAARPEEISAVVAFLISDASSYSTGQDFVIDGGMRA from the coding sequence GTGACGCAGAACGTCTTCGACCTGTCCGGAAAAGTTGTGCTGGTCACCGGCGCGTCCGGTGGCCTCGGCCGTGCTCACGCACGGATGCTCGCAGACTCCGGTGCCGTCCTGGTGCTCACCGACCTCGTCGAATCTGCCGTGCGCGTCGTGGCCGAGGAGTTGGGGTCCGAGCACACCGCGCACGCCCATGATGTGACCGACCCGGACGCCTGGCGGCATGTCGTCGAGCACGCGGTCGCGGTGCACGGCCGAATAGACGGCCTCGTCAACAATGCCGGGATTTGCCGACCCACGCCATTTCTCGACGCCGACCCAACGGCATTCGAGGCCCACATGAGTGTCAACTTCTACGGACCCATGCACGGCATGCAGGCTGTGGTCCCGCACATGCCCTCGGGGGGCTCCGTGGTGAACATTGCCTCCGTCGCCGGCCTCACCGGGTGGCCGAGTTCCGCGGCCTACTCGGCGTCCAAATTCGCCGTACGCGGCATGAGCCGTTCCGCAGCACGAGATCTCGCGCCGCACGGCGTGAGGGTGAACGGCGTGTGCCCCGGTGCCGTCGACACCGACATGCTGTCGCAGGAATCACGCGAGGGCCGCGGCATCGTGGCCAGCCTGCCGATACCACGCGCCGCACGACCCGAGGAGATCAGCGCCGTCGTGGCTTTTCTCATCAGCGACGCCAGCAGCTACAGCACCGGTCAGGATTTCGTGATCGACGGTGGAATGAGGGCATGA
- a CDS encoding LLM class flavin-dependent oxidoreductase, which translates to MHLAVFAQGVGVSQSVWRSPRTQPESMHSLAHWTRLVRLAEDGCFDAFFIADQLNLAPTIAKDATDRPDPIVVLAALAAVTSKIGLIGTSSTTYNDPYTVARQFATLDQMSDGRAGWNVVTTAIATAAANYGSDGLPDHEARYERGEEFVDVVRALWDAWATDAIVGDRATGVWADLDKIKAIDYAGEHFQVKGPMTLPRSPQGQLPLAQAGSSPTGMKLGARVADMVFTTQHHLAAATEFAESMRALAVAAGRAPDAVKVLPGITPIVGKTESEARELAREIGSFISEESTLGFLKQSFGGLDLSGYDLDEPFPDLRGALPAHASVSRPELFIKMALDEGLTVRQLAQRVGMSIGHRPLVGTPDTIADEMQRWFEAGAADGFIVLPADLPVGLEEFVDMVVPRLQDRGLLRKAYSGSTLREHLAE; encoded by the coding sequence ATGCATCTCGCCGTCTTTGCTCAAGGGGTAGGGGTGTCGCAGTCCGTGTGGCGCTCACCCCGTACACAACCTGAGTCGATGCACTCGCTCGCCCACTGGACCCGGCTGGTGCGCCTGGCGGAAGACGGGTGTTTCGATGCGTTCTTCATCGCAGACCAGCTCAATCTGGCACCGACAATCGCCAAAGATGCGACCGACCGGCCGGATCCGATCGTCGTCCTCGCCGCCTTGGCTGCGGTCACCTCGAAAATCGGGCTGATCGGTACCAGTTCGACCACGTACAACGATCCGTACACCGTCGCGCGCCAGTTTGCGACATTGGACCAGATGAGTGATGGCCGGGCCGGATGGAACGTGGTCACCACGGCCATTGCCACCGCGGCAGCGAACTACGGTTCGGACGGGTTGCCGGACCACGAAGCTCGGTACGAGCGCGGGGAAGAATTCGTGGACGTCGTCCGTGCGTTGTGGGACGCGTGGGCAACCGATGCCATCGTCGGAGATCGCGCGACGGGCGTGTGGGCGGATCTGGACAAGATCAAGGCCATCGATTATGCAGGCGAACACTTCCAGGTCAAGGGGCCGATGACGCTTCCGCGGTCGCCACAGGGGCAGCTGCCACTCGCGCAGGCAGGATCCTCGCCGACCGGCATGAAGCTGGGCGCACGTGTTGCCGACATGGTGTTCACTACGCAGCACCACCTGGCGGCGGCCACCGAATTCGCTGAATCCATGCGCGCACTCGCAGTCGCTGCTGGCCGTGCACCCGACGCAGTGAAAGTGTTGCCCGGTATCACCCCGATCGTGGGTAAGACCGAGAGCGAAGCACGCGAGTTGGCCCGGGAGATTGGATCTTTCATCAGCGAGGAGTCGACGCTCGGCTTTCTGAAGCAGTCGTTCGGCGGGCTCGACCTGTCCGGCTACGACCTCGATGAGCCGTTCCCTGATCTTCGCGGCGCATTACCCGCACACGCCTCGGTATCGCGGCCAGAGCTTTTCATCAAGATGGCGCTTGACGAGGGTCTGACCGTCCGTCAGCTGGCTCAGCGCGTCGGAATGAGCATCGGACATCGACCGCTGGTCGGTACACCCGACACCATCGCCGACGAGATGCAGCGTTGGTTCGAGGCAGGCGCCGCGGACGGGTTCATCGTGCTCCCGGCCGATCTGCCTGTCGGGCTGGAGGAGTTCGTCGACATGGTGGTTCCGCGGCTGCAGGATCGCGGATTGCTGCGTAAGGCATACAGCGGCAGCACGTTACGCGAGCATTTGGCCGAGTGA
- a CDS encoding ferredoxin--NADP reductase produces MNTSNSGSHGHDLTVIDVIDETSDARSIVFRTPLEHREQFTYLPGQFLTLRIPSERTGHVARSYSLSSAPDIDDDLKVTVKRTVAGYGSNWLCDNILPGDTVTVLPPSGRFTPGRYTNDLLLFAAGSGITPVMSILKTALFRSDCQVALFYANRSRDAVIFRSELDGYLDKFRDRLTVRYWFDDAEGFPSSEIIEQVAVRHARAEALFCGPAPFMSTVASGLRGAGVPAERQHMEVFSSISGDPFTAPILTVDDSAETIDTEVRLDGDTHRFDWPVNGTLVDVLLSRGVEVPYSCRSGECGSCACTVVSGSVVMEKSDILSAEDIADGYVLGCQSRPVSGPIEIEF; encoded by the coding sequence ATGAATACCTCGAACTCCGGCAGTCACGGACATGATCTGACCGTCATCGATGTCATCGACGAGACGTCGGATGCGCGGTCGATCGTGTTTCGCACGCCGCTCGAACATCGGGAGCAGTTCACCTACCTACCGGGGCAGTTTCTGACTCTTCGGATACCAAGTGAGAGAACCGGTCATGTCGCACGGTCCTACTCGCTCTCCAGCGCCCCGGACATCGACGATGACCTCAAGGTGACGGTCAAACGCACCGTCGCCGGCTACGGATCGAACTGGCTGTGCGACAACATCCTTCCCGGCGACACCGTCACCGTGCTCCCACCGTCGGGACGCTTCACGCCTGGTCGCTACACCAATGATTTGCTGTTGTTCGCGGCCGGTAGCGGAATAACTCCGGTGATGTCGATTCTCAAGACTGCACTGTTTCGGTCCGACTGCCAGGTAGCGTTGTTCTACGCCAATCGGTCTCGCGATGCCGTCATATTTCGCAGTGAACTCGACGGTTACCTCGACAAGTTTCGCGACCGGTTGACAGTGCGCTACTGGTTCGACGACGCCGAGGGTTTCCCTTCCTCCGAGATCATCGAGCAGGTGGCCGTCCGACACGCCCGTGCCGAGGCGTTGTTTTGTGGCCCGGCACCGTTCATGAGCACCGTTGCCAGCGGACTTCGTGGGGCAGGTGTGCCTGCCGAGCGTCAGCACATGGAGGTGTTCAGCAGTATCTCCGGTGACCCGTTCACCGCGCCGATCCTCACAGTCGACGACAGTGCGGAGACGATCGACACGGAAGTTCGGCTGGACGGTGATACGCACCGATTCGATTGGCCCGTCAACGGCACATTGGTCGACGTTCTGTTGAGTCGGGGTGTGGAAGTCCCGTACTCGTGTCGATCGGGCGAATGTGGTTCCTGTGCATGCACTGTCGTGTCTGGCAGTGTGGTGATGGAAAAGTCGGACATCCTATCGGCAGAAGACATCGCCGATGGCTACGTGCTCGGATGTCAATCTCGCCCGGTGTCGGGGCCGATCGAAATCGAGTTCTGA
- a CDS encoding NAD(P)/FAD-dependent oxidoreductase, whose product MPDLSFIERAVACADVNALRMALFQATRDPDIAAVKAVRARGAASDTVAFTPEGEDLVRRKAVEFLNSGFDSGALPTPTEAEVAELAMMAEARELQPEEMIMRVHLPAFAEMPYRARWTAGAEVPNGFVVAIVGAGFAGIAMGVQLEQLGIPFKIFERRAEVGGVWSANTYPDARVDTLSSSYEFGFEKRFPWTEYFARQSEVQGYLDHVSHKYGVHEHVEFGAAVTSARYDDDAKKWKLTVQRASEVIDFEANVVITASGLFSTPRELPVEGAADFAGKIVHTTQWDSAIDYEGKRVAIIGNGSTGVQLLSQIAATAESVVVHQRTPQWITPRPRYGDPVPEELQWLLQNMPFYWNWNKYVAGLSTIDLRDLLVPDESWIQSGGGVNERNDGLRDALVKYVEMQVDGRKDLLDELIPDYPPMTRRPVVDNNWYASLLRENVELVTTPIERITTDGVQTADGVLRQADLIVAAVGFETEKYLWPTEYYGARGVSLEEAWSTDGAQAHLGMTVPDFPNLFMLYGPNSQPVASGSGFPGWLEIWSKYIAEAIVELVEGGYSSMAVRREAFETYNALLHKEAGNLIYLSQNSATSKNYYLNEWGRLQVNVPWTGEQFFSMCAQLKSSDFDFTDAK is encoded by the coding sequence ATGCCCGATCTTAGTTTTATCGAGCGAGCAGTCGCATGTGCCGATGTGAATGCTCTGCGGATGGCGCTGTTTCAAGCCACGCGTGATCCTGACATCGCCGCAGTCAAGGCCGTCCGCGCTCGGGGAGCTGCGTCCGACACCGTGGCGTTCACGCCCGAGGGTGAGGATCTCGTTCGTCGGAAAGCAGTGGAGTTCTTGAACTCCGGGTTCGACAGTGGCGCGCTCCCGACGCCCACCGAAGCCGAAGTCGCTGAGCTGGCCATGATGGCCGAGGCGCGGGAACTGCAGCCTGAAGAGATGATCATGCGAGTGCACCTTCCCGCATTCGCGGAGATGCCATATCGGGCGCGATGGACTGCTGGAGCGGAGGTTCCGAATGGATTCGTAGTCGCCATCGTGGGAGCAGGCTTCGCCGGAATCGCCATGGGAGTGCAGCTCGAGCAACTGGGGATTCCCTTCAAGATCTTCGAACGGCGCGCGGAGGTCGGTGGGGTCTGGAGTGCCAACACCTATCCCGATGCACGAGTGGACACCTTGAGTTCGAGCTACGAGTTCGGATTCGAGAAAAGGTTCCCCTGGACCGAGTATTTCGCGCGTCAATCCGAAGTGCAGGGATACCTCGACCATGTGTCGCACAAGTACGGTGTCCACGAGCACGTCGAATTCGGTGCGGCTGTGACATCGGCAAGGTACGACGACGATGCGAAGAAGTGGAAACTGACGGTGCAGAGGGCGTCCGAGGTCATCGACTTCGAGGCCAACGTCGTCATCACCGCGAGTGGGCTGTTCTCGACTCCGCGCGAGCTGCCGGTCGAGGGTGCGGCCGATTTCGCCGGTAAGATCGTGCACACCACACAGTGGGACAGCGCGATCGACTACGAGGGCAAGCGAGTTGCCATCATCGGAAACGGGTCGACGGGCGTGCAGCTCTTGTCGCAGATCGCTGCAACTGCCGAGTCGGTCGTGGTGCACCAGCGCACTCCGCAATGGATCACCCCCCGTCCTCGCTACGGCGATCCGGTGCCCGAAGAATTGCAGTGGCTGCTGCAGAACATGCCGTTCTACTGGAATTGGAACAAGTACGTCGCAGGTCTGAGCACGATCGATCTGCGAGATCTGTTGGTTCCCGACGAGAGCTGGATTCAATCCGGTGGTGGAGTGAACGAACGCAACGACGGGTTGCGGGACGCGTTGGTGAAATATGTCGAGATGCAGGTCGACGGTAGGAAGGACCTGCTCGACGAGCTGATTCCGGACTATCCCCCCATGACTCGTCGTCCGGTGGTCGACAACAATTGGTACGCCTCGCTGCTGCGAGAGAACGTCGAACTGGTCACCACCCCCATCGAACGGATCACGACCGACGGCGTGCAAACCGCAGACGGTGTGCTTCGTCAGGCCGATCTGATCGTGGCGGCGGTGGGATTCGAGACCGAGAAGTACCTGTGGCCGACCGAGTACTACGGCGCTCGTGGGGTGAGCCTGGAGGAGGCGTGGAGCACCGACGGAGCCCAGGCGCACCTGGGGATGACGGTGCCCGACTTCCCGAACCTGTTCATGCTGTACGGTCCCAATTCGCAGCCGGTTGCCAGCGGTTCGGGATTTCCGGGCTGGCTCGAGATCTGGTCCAAGTACATCGCCGAGGCGATCGTAGAATTGGTCGAGGGTGGATACTCGTCGATGGCGGTTCGCCGTGAGGCCTTCGAGACGTACAACGCTCTCCTGCACAAGGAGGCCGGCAACCTCATCTACCTCTCCCAGAACAGTGCTACGTCGAAAAACTACTACCTCAACGAGTGGGGACGCCTTCAGGTCAACGTCCCCTGGACCGGAGAACAATTCTTCTCGATGTGCGCGCAGTTGAAGTCCTCGGATTTCGACTTCACCGACGCGAAATAG
- a CDS encoding LLM class F420-dependent oxidoreductase produces MRLGIVTPVLIQHPRMRSDWESAAEIEDVAQIARTADELGYHHITCSEHIAVPADAAAVRGGTYWDPLATFGYLSAMTTHIRLATHVLVLGYHHPLEIAKRYGTLDRISGGRLILGVGVGTLEEEFDLIGAPFQDRGPRADDALTSLRSSLSTSEPEYHGRYYDFENLVVEPHALQDHVPIWVGGSTSLSLRRAVEHGDGWVPFGISASRLEAMLAGIEMPAGFEVVLSHPEPVDPLGAPGAVLSSLDGLRRTGATIANVTIRATDRNHYCDQLCELRRLSEREGITFSPALASAPIN; encoded by the coding sequence ATGCGTCTGGGGATTGTCACTCCAGTGCTGATCCAGCACCCCAGGATGCGCTCCGACTGGGAGAGCGCCGCCGAGATCGAGGATGTCGCGCAAATAGCGCGGACCGCCGACGAACTCGGCTATCACCACATCACCTGCAGCGAGCACATTGCCGTACCGGCCGATGCAGCCGCGGTGCGCGGTGGCACCTACTGGGACCCCCTCGCTACGTTCGGCTACCTGTCCGCGATGACGACGCACATTCGGCTCGCGACACACGTGCTCGTGCTCGGCTACCATCATCCACTCGAGATCGCGAAGCGGTACGGAACTCTGGACAGAATCAGTGGCGGGCGACTGATTCTCGGCGTCGGAGTCGGAACTCTCGAAGAAGAATTCGACCTGATCGGCGCGCCGTTCCAGGACCGAGGACCGCGGGCCGACGATGCGCTCACGTCGTTGCGATCCTCGCTGTCCACATCGGAACCCGAATACCATGGGCGATATTACGATTTCGAGAACCTGGTGGTCGAGCCGCACGCTCTTCAGGATCACGTGCCGATCTGGGTCGGTGGCAGCACGAGCCTCTCACTTCGCAGAGCCGTCGAGCACGGCGACGGCTGGGTTCCTTTCGGAATCAGCGCATCCCGACTCGAGGCCATGCTTGCCGGTATCGAGATGCCGGCCGGGTTCGAGGTGGTGCTCTCGCACCCTGAACCGGTCGACCCGCTCGGAGCGCCGGGAGCGGTGCTCTCATCTCTCGATGGCCTACGCCGAACCGGTGCCACGATCGCGAATGTCACGATCCGGGCAACCGATAGGAATCACTATTGTGATCAGCTCTGCGAACTCCGACGCCTGAGCGAGCGGGAGGGCATCACGTTCTCCCCCGCCCTTGCGTCCGCTCCGATCAATTGA
- a CDS encoding SRPBCC domain-containing protein, with protein MSELSIPAYDIATLVRSITVDIDAPASVVWNVLVDLPNYHTWNPFCIAAESTLKLGAPVEMTLKNYAGTDGTFTNTEYVCAFVPERLLSWELLATADTPNAARRDQIIERVAESRCRYYSTDAFLGEISHEIMAENGSWVKRAFDDTAVALKSRSEAIFAEYRRGSIPKEVSR; from the coding sequence ATGTCTGAATTATCCATCCCCGCATACGATATTGCCACTCTGGTTCGATCCATCACGGTCGACATCGATGCTCCTGCTTCGGTCGTATGGAACGTCCTGGTCGACCTACCGAACTACCACACATGGAACCCGTTTTGTATTGCCGCAGAGTCGACCCTGAAACTCGGTGCGCCCGTCGAGATGACGCTGAAGAACTACGCAGGCACCGACGGAACGTTTACCAACACCGAGTACGTCTGCGCCTTCGTCCCCGAGCGCCTGCTGTCCTGGGAACTACTTGCTACAGCGGATACACCGAACGCTGCCCGCCGTGACCAGATCATCGAACGTGTCGCCGAGAGCCGTTGCCGTTACTACTCGACGGATGCCTTCCTCGGCGAAATCTCCCACGAGATTATGGCCGAGAACGGAAGCTGGGTCAAGCGCGCATTCGATGACACTGCTGTTGCCTTGAAAAGCCGGAGCGAAGCCATCTTCGCCGAGTATCGACGGGGATCCATACCGAAGGAAGTGTCTCGATGA